Proteins encoded together in one Planctopirus ephydatiae window:
- the phoU gene encoding phosphate signaling complex protein PhoU gives MAIHLIRDLDALHRNVLTMCARVEELIDSAVDALHRRDYEKAEQIPAQDDEIDRMDVQIEEECLKLLALHQPVAVDLRRITTVMKISGELERVADLGVNISERALSIIRCGEVHVPDDFREMSHLALSMLHRSIDSYVEMDVKLARDVCQTDDRVDNLNREIIHDLILRMQRQPQLIELHMHLFSVCRQIERVADHATNIAEDVVYLVEGEIIRHRNRLETGSS, from the coding sequence ATGGCGATTCACCTTATTCGCGATCTCGATGCACTTCATCGCAACGTGCTCACGATGTGCGCTCGCGTTGAGGAACTGATTGATTCAGCAGTTGATGCCCTGCACCGCCGGGATTATGAGAAAGCAGAGCAGATTCCGGCTCAGGATGACGAAATCGATCGCATGGACGTGCAGATCGAAGAGGAGTGTCTCAAACTCCTGGCACTTCATCAGCCTGTAGCCGTGGACCTGCGACGAATCACCACAGTCATGAAGATCTCCGGTGAGTTGGAGCGGGTCGCCGATCTGGGTGTGAATATTTCTGAGCGTGCGCTCTCGATTATCCGTTGTGGTGAAGTCCACGTTCCCGACGATTTCCGCGAGATGTCACATCTGGCACTGAGCATGTTGCATCGCAGTATCGATTCGTACGTGGAAATGGATGTCAAGCTGGCACGAGATGTCTGCCAGACAGATGATCGCGTTGACAACCTCAATCGAGAGATTATCCACGATCTCATTCTACGTATGCAGCGACAGCCACAACTCATTGAATTGCACATGCATCTTTTCAGTGTGTGTCGACAGATTGAGCGTGTCGCGGATCACGCGACAAATATCGCCGAAGATGTGGTTTATCTTGTCGAGGGTGAGATCATCCGGCATCGCAACCGCTTAGAGACAGGCTCTTCATAA
- the pstB gene encoding phosphate ABC transporter ATP-binding protein PstB codes for MNLIPPQAGFAQATAMPQATQPPVAGQAHSSTSTAAVSDHNQQKLKIETRHMNFFYGSHQALFDINLKVPERAVTALIGPSGCGKSTYLRALNRMNDIIEGTRHTGDVLLDSQDIYAPRIDVVALRKRVGMVFQKSTPFPKSIFENVAYGMRIAGIRNRSFVQETVERCLQQAALWNEVKDRLKDSAMALSGGQQQRLCIARALATNPEVLLMDEPASALDPASTARIEDLIIELKQNYTIVIVTHNMQQAARISEWTAFFCQGRLVEVGLTKQLFFKPREKETEDYITGRFG; via the coding sequence ATGAATCTGATACCACCACAAGCGGGCTTCGCACAGGCCACCGCAATGCCTCAGGCAACTCAACCGCCAGTTGCCGGTCAAGCTCATTCGTCGACGTCCACTGCTGCGGTTTCTGATCACAATCAACAGAAGTTGAAGATCGAAACCCGACACATGAACTTCTTTTACGGCAGCCACCAGGCTCTGTTCGACATCAATCTCAAAGTTCCCGAACGGGCAGTCACGGCTCTGATTGGCCCTTCGGGATGTGGCAAAAGCACCTATCTGCGGGCACTTAACCGCATGAACGATATCATCGAAGGCACCCGACATACCGGGGATGTGTTGCTGGATTCACAGGATATCTATGCACCTCGCATCGATGTCGTAGCCTTGCGCAAACGCGTAGGCATGGTCTTCCAGAAGTCAACTCCGTTTCCCAAGTCGATCTTTGAGAACGTAGCCTACGGAATGCGGATAGCCGGCATCCGAAATCGCTCATTTGTGCAGGAGACCGTCGAGCGCTGCCTGCAACAGGCCGCATTGTGGAACGAAGTCAAAGACCGGCTCAAAGATTCAGCGATGGCTCTTTCTGGCGGGCAGCAGCAGCGATTGTGCATTGCCCGGGCATTGGCCACGAATCCAGAAGTCCTGCTGATGGATGAGCCGGCCTCGGCACTGGATCCTGCTTCAACAGCCCGCATTGAAGATCTCATCATCGAGCTGAAGCAGAATTATACGATCGTTATCGTGACTCATAACATGCAGCAGGCCGCCCGTATCAGTGAATGGACTGCTTTTTTCTGCCAAGGTCGACTGGTGGAAGTTGGTTTGACGAAGCAACTCTTCTTCAAGCCTCGGGAAAAGGAAACAGAGGATTACATTACCGGTCGATTTGGTTAA
- the pstA gene encoding phosphate ABC transporter permease PstA, which produces MPVETTAAGAKLLEESFDSELARRHRYGMIFEWVCWLATWGSVFILGVLIATMAWQAMGWLTPKFLVSMPRRNPADAGILPGIVGTFWLILLTALLSVPLGVGAAIYLEEYSKPTLLTKFIQLNIANLAGVPSIVYGILGFTAFVRMFGLAKSEYLINLGIGSLQLTLPFGRTVISGALTLALLSLPVVIIASQEALRSVPPSLRHASLALGATKWQTIWHQVLPSALPGMMTGVILAMSRAIGETAPLVAIGAATYITFTPGRLNSVSEAFTRPDKLAQVPFDSFTTIPMQIYGWINEAKPEFQHVAAAAILVLLVILLISNGLAIFIRQHFQKKVRW; this is translated from the coding sequence ATGCCTGTTGAGACCACGGCTGCCGGCGCAAAACTTCTCGAAGAAAGTTTTGACTCGGAACTGGCTCGCCGTCACCGGTATGGCATGATCTTCGAATGGGTTTGCTGGTTGGCCACCTGGGGATCAGTCTTCATCCTTGGCGTGCTGATTGCGACCATGGCCTGGCAGGCGATGGGATGGCTGACACCTAAGTTTCTGGTATCGATGCCCCGCAGAAATCCGGCTGATGCAGGGATTCTACCGGGGATTGTCGGGACGTTCTGGCTGATCCTCCTGACGGCACTCTTGTCAGTACCATTGGGGGTTGGTGCCGCTATCTACCTCGAAGAGTACTCCAAGCCAACTCTGCTGACAAAATTCATTCAGTTGAACATCGCGAATCTGGCAGGTGTTCCTTCGATTGTTTATGGCATTCTCGGATTCACCGCATTCGTGCGCATGTTCGGCCTCGCGAAAAGTGAGTACCTGATTAATCTAGGGATAGGTAGCCTGCAATTAACGCTTCCTTTCGGTCGCACAGTGATCTCGGGTGCATTGACACTGGCTCTCTTGAGCCTTCCAGTCGTGATCATTGCCAGCCAAGAAGCACTGCGATCCGTTCCTCCGAGCCTGCGTCATGCTTCGTTAGCTCTGGGAGCCACAAAGTGGCAGACCATCTGGCATCAGGTTTTGCCCTCAGCTCTGCCGGGAATGATGACCGGAGTCATTCTCGCCATGTCGCGGGCGATTGGTGAAACAGCACCGCTTGTGGCTATCGGTGCGGCAACTTACATCACCTTCACTCCAGGGCGTCTCAATTCCGTCTCCGAAGCTTTCACCAGGCCAGACAAACTGGCACAAGTTCCCTTTGATTCGTTTACCACCATTCCGATGCAGATCTACGGTTGGATCAACGAAGCAAAACCTGAATTCCAGCACGTTGCGGCGGCAGCCATTCTTGTGCTGCTTGTTATCCTGCTGATCTCTAATGGTCTGGCAATCTTTATTCGCCAGCACTTCCAGAAAAAAGTTCGCTGGTAG
- the pstC gene encoding phosphate ABC transporter permease subunit PstC, producing the protein MSVVEQKPASTDSVIDRTNLEASGLAYRFTWHRLRESIIQMLLFLCALLSVLTTLAIIFVLVSEAIFGIPPERAFFQEISLSQFFLETRWAPQYSPPFFGIWPLICGTFLITIIAAIIGLPTGLLAAVYLAEYASPRVRSIAKPILELLAGVPTVVYGYFGLRIVTPYVIRPILKPAEFFGVDWLWSIPVDGFNALSGGIVVGLMIIPTVCSLSEDVLRAVPRTLREAGYALGSTKYDVCVRVVIPSALSGIIAAFLLAISRAVGETMAVTIAAGQKPTLTLNPLSQIETMTAYVVNVMSGDTPVGTIEYKSLYAVALVLFLTTLTMNLISQLVLARYREVYQ; encoded by the coding sequence ATGTCTGTGGTCGAACAAAAGCCTGCGAGTACCGACTCGGTCATCGACCGTACGAATCTGGAAGCTTCCGGGCTGGCTTATCGCTTCACGTGGCACAGGCTGCGTGAAAGCATCATTCAGATGCTGCTGTTTCTTTGTGCTCTCCTTTCAGTGTTAACAACATTGGCCATTATTTTTGTACTGGTCAGTGAGGCGATCTTTGGCATTCCCCCGGAAAGAGCTTTCTTTCAAGAGATCAGCCTCTCTCAGTTTTTCCTCGAAACCCGGTGGGCACCCCAATACAGCCCACCATTCTTCGGCATCTGGCCACTGATCTGTGGAACATTCCTCATTACGATCATTGCCGCGATCATCGGATTGCCGACTGGATTGCTGGCTGCTGTCTATCTGGCGGAATACGCATCACCACGCGTTCGTTCGATCGCGAAGCCGATTCTTGAACTTCTGGCTGGTGTTCCCACCGTCGTTTATGGCTATTTTGGCCTGAGGATCGTAACGCCTTATGTCATTCGGCCTATTCTCAAACCTGCTGAATTTTTTGGTGTCGACTGGCTGTGGAGTATTCCAGTCGATGGCTTCAATGCCTTGAGTGGCGGGATCGTCGTGGGATTGATGATCATTCCTACGGTTTGCTCGCTGAGCGAAGATGTCCTTCGTGCAGTACCACGAACTTTACGAGAAGCTGGTTATGCACTGGGTTCCACAAAATATGATGTTTGTGTGCGTGTGGTGATTCCATCAGCACTTTCGGGGATCATTGCGGCATTTCTGCTGGCCATCTCTCGTGCCGTTGGGGAGACCATGGCCGTGACGATAGCTGCCGGTCAAAAACCGACGTTAACGCTCAACCCCCTCAGCCAGATTGAAACCATGACAGCCTACGTGGTGAATGTGATGTCGGGCGATACGCCGGTCGGCACGATTGAATATAAAAGTCTGTATGCCGTCGCTCTGGTGCTCTTTTTGACCACGCTGACAATGAATCTGATCTCCCAACTGGTGCTGGCGCGCTACCGTGAGGTGTACCAGTGA
- a CDS encoding PstS family phosphate ABC transporter substrate-binding protein, producing the protein MPFIRPRYALVLIALLGTVCGSMSGCVQEKPADQTATTSKNTDSSNEGMNAATPAITGTIAVDGSSTVFPISQAVAEEFEGKFPEVKLTVAMSGTGGGFKKFIAEEIDVTGASRPITEKEAAECKAKGIDYVEFQVAIDGLTVVINPANTWAECMTVAELNKIWAADSKISKWSEVREGWPDEPIQLFGADTASGTFDYFTEVINGKSKSSRSDYTANSNDNILVQGVVDSKGALGYFGYAYYAENASKLKAVKISDGKNAVCVEPTPATIESGEYTPLSRPLFIYTTKAKLKRPEVAEFIRFLLSEEGDKLVEEVKYIKVPKSVKETMQQRLADALK; encoded by the coding sequence ATGCCATTTATTCGTCCCCGTTATGCCTTGGTACTGATCGCGTTGCTTGGGACAGTGTGTGGCTCGATGTCTGGCTGTGTCCAGGAGAAGCCAGCCGATCAAACCGCCACCACCAGCAAAAATACTGATTCGTCAAATGAGGGGATGAATGCGGCAACTCCAGCGATTACAGGCACGATTGCCGTCGATGGATCCAGCACTGTCTTCCCAATTTCTCAGGCAGTGGCTGAAGAATTTGAAGGTAAATTTCCAGAGGTGAAACTTACGGTCGCCATGTCTGGAACAGGTGGCGGCTTCAAGAAGTTTATTGCGGAAGAAATCGACGTGACGGGTGCCAGCCGACCGATCACAGAGAAGGAAGCCGCTGAGTGCAAGGCCAAGGGGATCGATTATGTTGAATTTCAGGTGGCGATTGATGGTCTGACAGTGGTCATCAATCCTGCCAACACTTGGGCTGAATGTATGACAGTGGCAGAGCTGAACAAAATCTGGGCTGCTGACAGCAAAATTTCCAAGTGGAGTGAAGTTCGCGAAGGCTGGCCCGACGAACCGATCCAACTTTTTGGAGCTGACACAGCTTCAGGAACTTTTGATTACTTCACTGAAGTGATCAACGGGAAATCGAAATCCAGCCGCTCAGACTACACAGCCAATTCGAATGATAACATTCTCGTGCAAGGTGTTGTCGATTCGAAAGGTGCTCTGGGTTATTTTGGGTATGCCTACTACGCCGAAAACGCCTCCAAACTGAAGGCCGTCAAGATCTCTGATGGTAAAAACGCTGTTTGTGTTGAGCCTACGCCGGCAACAATTGAATCGGGTGAATATACACCACTCTCTCGACCATTGTTTATCTACACCACAAAAGCCAAACTGAAACGTCCTGAGGTGGCCGAGTTCATTCGATTCCTGCTTTCTGAAGAGGGTGACAAGCTGGTTGAAGAAGTGAAGTACATCAAGGTTCCCAAGTCTGTCAAAGAAACCATGCAGCAGCGATTGGCTGACGCCCTCAAGTAG